One Syntrophaceae bacterium DNA window includes the following coding sequences:
- a CDS encoding hydratase yields MRRLCLLRAAALGLLLVLAPTVQVLAAGEGARLADFHLKKQPAPALEPAPTLEEAMKIQAEFIAAIKPVYGGVIGYKAGLTNPSVQKVFGVTAPVRGTLLEKMILKSGTAIEANFGARPLYEGDLILRVGSDAVNTAKTPMEALAGIDAAIPFIELPDLVFARDVKINGALLAAVNVAARYGVVGEPIPVAATPEWMERLKTFTCQIYDEKGAMLIEAPGSSLLEHPMNVVLWIRDSLKADGIALKKGDLLSLGTITKLTPTAPNTMIRARYVGLDPKGPVEISVIFK; encoded by the coding sequence ATGAGGAGACTCTGTTTGTTGCGCGCAGCCGCGTTGGGCCTGCTCCTTGTCCTGGCCCCGACCGTTCAGGTCTTGGCCGCCGGCGAGGGCGCAAGGCTGGCCGATTTCCACCTCAAGAAACAGCCCGCCCCCGCCCTCGAGCCAGCCCCGACGCTCGAAGAGGCCATGAAGATCCAGGCCGAATTCATTGCCGCCATCAAGCCTGTGTACGGCGGGGTCATCGGCTACAAGGCGGGACTGACGAACCCCAGCGTCCAGAAGGTCTTCGGCGTGACGGCCCCCGTTCGCGGGACGCTGCTCGAAAAGATGATCCTCAAGTCCGGCACGGCGATCGAGGCGAACTTCGGGGCGAGGCCCCTGTACGAGGGCGACCTGATCCTGCGGGTCGGCAGCGATGCGGTCAACACGGCGAAGACCCCGATGGAGGCCCTGGCCGGGATCGACGCGGCCATCCCCTTCATCGAGCTGCCCGATCTCGTGTTCGCCAGGGACGTGAAGATCAACGGGGCGCTGCTCGCCGCCGTCAACGTCGCCGCACGCTACGGCGTCGTGGGGGAGCCCATCCCGGTGGCGGCAACACCGGAATGGATGGAGCGGCTCAAGACGTTCACGTGCCAGATCTACGACGAGAAGGGCGCGATGCTCATCGAGGCGCCGGGCTCGAGCCTCCTCGAGCACCCGATGAACGTAGTGCTGTGGATCCGGGATTCGCTCAAGGCCGACGGCATCGCCCTGAAGAAGGGGGACCTGCTGTCCCTCGGCACGATCACGAAACTCACACCCACGGCGCCCAACACGATGATCCGGGCCCGCTACGTGGGTCTCGACCCGAAAGGCCCTGTCGAGATCTCGGTGATCTTCAAGTAA
- a CDS encoding branched-chain amino acid ABC transporter permease, translating into MDPISYYLQTALNGVLAGCVYALFAMGLTLIYGVLNFVNFAHGELIMWGAYFLFLFMGEPFGLPLYAALPPALALTGCLGIAMDFSVFRHIRRANRLTLLIAAMGLSVFLRNAAQFFWGAEVRTYGLEVTAGMRILGLTLTTPQIAIIAVTILCVAAVYVLFFKSRLGKSMRALSDNLDLARISGIDTKRAILAAWVISAVLAGIGGILLALDTNLSPEMGVINLIKAFAATLIGGVGNLWGALLGGLLIGLAENLGVLFVSPSYKDGIAFVIMVIILLARPYVIIGERSD; encoded by the coding sequence ATGGATCCCATCAGCTACTATCTCCAGACCGCTCTCAACGGCGTCCTTGCGGGCTGCGTCTATGCCCTGTTCGCCATGGGCCTCACCCTGATCTACGGGGTGCTCAACTTCGTCAATTTCGCCCACGGCGAGCTGATCATGTGGGGGGCCTACTTCCTCTTCCTGTTCATGGGCGAGCCCTTCGGACTGCCCCTCTACGCCGCGCTGCCGCCCGCGCTGGCTCTCACGGGCTGCCTCGGGATCGCGATGGACTTCTCCGTGTTCCGCCACATCCGCCGGGCCAACCGCCTGACGCTGCTCATCGCGGCGATGGGGCTGTCCGTCTTTTTGCGCAACGCGGCACAGTTCTTCTGGGGCGCCGAGGTGAGAACCTACGGCCTCGAGGTCACGGCCGGGATGCGCATCCTCGGCCTCACCCTCACGACTCCGCAGATTGCCATCATCGCCGTCACGATTCTCTGCGTGGCCGCCGTCTACGTCCTCTTTTTCAAGTCCCGCCTCGGCAAGTCGATGCGGGCCCTCTCGGACAACCTGGACCTGGCCCGGATTTCCGGCATCGACACGAAGCGGGCGATCCTCGCCGCATGGGTCATCTCGGCGGTTCTCGCGGGCATCGGGGGGATCCTCCTGGCCCTCGACACGAACCTCTCCCCCGAGATGGGCGTCATCAACCTGATCAAGGCGTTCGCGGCGACCCTCATCGGCGGCGTGGGGAACCTCTGGGGCGCGCTGCTCGGGGGGCTTCTCATCGGCCTGGCGGAAAACCTGGGCGTGCTCTTCGTCTCCCCGAGCTACAAGGACGGCATCGCCTTCGTCATCATGGTGATCATCCTGCTGGCCCGCCCCTACGTCATCATCGGGGAGAGGAGCGACTGA
- a CDS encoding IS256 family transposase, with product MNDRLDRYLDEVGRSLADRRNGSYCRHLLTELGDIELRVPRSRKTSMIGVVRAYARRIGCVERMILACFVLGISTRKIAHALMPVLGEPVSATTVSRVARRLDAAVSAFHRRPLRRAYRFLLFDGVVLKRRTGAGASTRVVLVVLGVTAQGRKEIIDFRIAHAESQSAWEVFLTDLYRRGLTGEGLEMIITDGGRGLLAALPFVYPQVPLQRCWVHKTRNVLNYARKSDQAAMKKDLHAISHAASLREAQAVLQRFCRIWRPLYPKAVKSLMSHEEELLAFFRLPHPKLWPTIRTTNLIERRFREVRRRTRPWASSPIEPAWRESSMPSLPMRT from the coding sequence GTGAACGACCGGCTGGACCGCTATCTCGACGAGGTGGGCCGCTCGCTGGCGGACCGGCGCAACGGCAGCTACTGCCGTCACCTGCTCACCGAGCTGGGGGATATCGAGCTGCGGGTGCCCCGGAGCCGCAAGACCAGCATGATCGGGGTGGTCCGGGCCTACGCCCGCCGCATCGGCTGCGTGGAGCGGATGATCCTGGCGTGCTTTGTCCTCGGGATCTCCACCCGCAAGATCGCCCACGCCCTGATGCCGGTTCTGGGCGAGCCCGTCAGCGCCACGACGGTGAGCCGGGTGGCCCGGAGGCTCGATGCGGCCGTGAGCGCCTTCCACAGACGGCCGCTGCGCCGAGCCTACCGGTTCCTGCTGTTCGACGGGGTGGTGCTCAAGCGCAGAACCGGAGCCGGGGCCTCCACGCGCGTCGTCCTGGTGGTCCTGGGGGTGACGGCCCAGGGCCGCAAGGAGATCATCGACTTCCGGATCGCCCACGCCGAGTCACAGAGCGCCTGGGAGGTCTTCCTCACGGATCTGTATCGACGGGGACTCACGGGCGAGGGGCTCGAGATGATCATCACCGACGGGGGCCGGGGCCTGCTGGCCGCCCTGCCCTTTGTCTATCCGCAGGTGCCCCTGCAGCGCTGCTGGGTGCATAAAACCCGCAACGTCCTCAACTACGCCCGCAAGAGCGACCAGGCCGCCATGAAGAAGGACCTGCACGCCATCAGCCATGCCGCCTCTCTGCGCGAGGCCCAAGCCGTCCTGCAGCGCTTCTGCCGCATCTGGCGCCCGCTCTATCCCAAGGCCGTCAAGAGCCTCATGAGCCACGAGGAAGAACTCCTGGCGTTCTTCCGGCTGCCCCATCCCAAGCTCTGGCCCACGATCCGGACCACCAACCTCATCGAACGCAGATTCCGCGAGGTCCGCAGGAGAACCCGCCCATGGGCGTCTTCTCCGATCGAACCAGCATGGAGAGAATCCTCTATGCCATCTTTACCCATGAGAACCTGA
- a CDS encoding branched-chain amino acid ABC transporter permease, which yields MDLLLHLAIVIAIYTIFALSLNVEIGYTGLFNFGHVAFFAIGAYTSALLTLSGIPFAVGLLAGLALAGLCGFLLSIPALKLQGDYFGIATLGFGEILRMVVNNEVWLTKGPMGLPGIPRPSLFGVVFDTLPGYLALSGGMALATFAVLSFVVLSPFGRALKAVRDDETAAEILGKNAFRFKIKSFVIGSVFAALAGVLWAHYTTFISPGDFTLTETILVLLIVVMGGKGTFLGPVVGAVVLIFFQESVRFLRLPPEWTRLLGPLQQMVFGLLLIVFMVFRPEGIIREKGGRRGD from the coding sequence ATGGACCTGCTCCTGCACCTCGCCATCGTCATCGCCATCTACACGATCTTCGCGCTGAGCCTGAACGTGGAGATCGGGTACACGGGCCTGTTCAACTTCGGCCACGTGGCCTTCTTCGCCATCGGGGCCTACACGTCGGCCCTGCTGACCCTCTCCGGCATCCCCTTCGCCGTCGGTCTCCTTGCGGGCCTGGCGCTGGCCGGCCTCTGCGGGTTTTTGCTCAGCATCCCCGCCCTCAAGCTCCAGGGGGACTACTTCGGGATCGCAACCCTCGGTTTCGGCGAGATCCTCCGGATGGTGGTCAACAACGAGGTCTGGCTGACCAAGGGGCCCATGGGGCTCCCCGGCATCCCGCGCCCCTCGCTCTTCGGCGTCGTGTTCGACACCCTGCCCGGCTACCTCGCCCTCTCGGGGGGCATGGCGCTGGCGACCTTCGCCGTCCTGTCCTTCGTCGTCCTGAGCCCCTTCGGCCGGGCCCTGAAGGCCGTGCGCGACGACGAGACGGCCGCGGAGATTCTGGGGAAGAACGCCTTCCGGTTCAAGATCAAGTCCTTTGTCATCGGGTCCGTGTTCGCGGCGCTTGCAGGGGTGCTCTGGGCCCACTACACGACCTTCATCAGCCCCGGCGACTTCACCCTCACCGAGACGATCCTCGTGCTGCTCATCGTCGTCATGGGCGGCAAGGGGACCTTCCTCGGGCCTGTCGTGGGCGCCGTCGTCCTGATCTTTTTCCAGGAGTCGGTGCGGTTCCTGCGCCTCCCGCCGGAGTGGACGCGCCTGCTGGGTCCGCTGCAGCAGATGGTCTTCGGCCTGCTGCTCATCGTCTTCATGGTTTTCAGACCCGAGGGGATCATCCGCGAAAAGGGGGGCCGGCGCGGTGATTGA
- a CDS encoding acylphosphatase codes for MKRIHVTISGRVQGVFFRARTRDEAVRNNVRGWVRNLPDGRVEAVFEGKPEDVDRVVAWCRIGPRHAVVDRVEAVEEPYTGAFRSFEIRYGS; via the coding sequence ATGAAACGCATCCACGTCACCATCTCCGGCAGGGTACAGGGCGTCTTCTTCCGGGCCAGGACCCGCGATGAGGCCGTCCGGAACAATGTGCGGGGGTGGGTGCGGAACCTTCCCGACGGGCGCGTCGAAGCGGTGTTCGAGGGAAAGCCCGAGGACGTCGACCGCGTCGTCGCGTGGTGCCGTATCGGCCCCCGCCATGCCGTGGTCGACCGCGTCGAGGCGGTCGAGGAACCCTACACCGGGGCATTCCGAAGCTTCGAGATCCGTTATGGCTCCTGA
- a CDS encoding acyl-CoA dehydrogenase, with amino-acid sequence MNFALTEEQQMVKDQVTKFAETKIKPIAAELDRTHRHPEEICRALGEMGVMGVAIPTEYGGAGMDNVTYVHAMIAISKACASCGVIVSVNNSLYGYPVKTFGTHEQKLKYLTPVASGKVEGCYALTEANAGSDAASLACRAILKGDKYIINGTKRFITNGNVARYCVLAATTDPSLGYKGVVNFIVDLKETKGFSLGKIEEKMGILASGTAELVFEDAEVPAENLLGKVGQGFKQMMMGLDCGRIGIGSQACGIGKAALEDALNYAKERVQFGKPIASFQAIQFKLADMATELEAAELLLLKAAWMEDNDMDYEKESAMAKMYASDVAMRAAIEGVQIFGGYGYCKEYPAERHMRDAKICQIYEGTNEIQRVVIARKLLR; translated from the coding sequence ATGAATTTCGCACTGACCGAAGAGCAACAGATGGTGAAGGACCAGGTAACCAAGTTCGCCGAGACGAAGATCAAGCCCATTGCGGCGGAGCTGGACAGGACCCACCGGCACCCGGAGGAGATCTGCCGGGCCCTGGGCGAGATGGGCGTCATGGGTGTTGCGATCCCCACGGAGTACGGCGGGGCCGGCATGGACAACGTGACCTACGTCCATGCGATGATCGCGATCTCCAAGGCCTGCGCGAGCTGCGGCGTCATCGTCTCCGTCAACAACTCGCTCTACGGCTACCCCGTGAAGACCTTCGGGACCCACGAGCAGAAGCTCAAGTACCTCACGCCCGTGGCGAGCGGCAAGGTCGAGGGCTGCTACGCCCTGACGGAGGCCAACGCGGGCTCCGACGCGGCGTCGCTGGCCTGCCGCGCCATCCTCAAGGGCGACAAGTACATCATCAACGGCACGAAGCGTTTCATCACCAACGGCAACGTGGCCCGCTACTGCGTGCTGGCCGCCACGACGGACCCGTCGCTCGGCTACAAGGGCGTCGTGAACTTCATCGTCGACCTCAAGGAGACCAAGGGCTTCTCGCTGGGCAAGATCGAGGAGAAGATGGGCATCCTGGCCTCGGGGACGGCGGAGCTGGTGTTCGAGGACGCCGAGGTCCCGGCGGAGAACCTGCTGGGCAAGGTCGGCCAGGGGTTCAAGCAGATGATGATGGGCCTCGACTGCGGCCGCATCGGGATCGGCTCCCAGGCCTGCGGTATCGGCAAGGCGGCCCTGGAGGACGCGCTGAACTACGCCAAGGAGCGCGTGCAGTTCGGCAAGCCCATCGCCTCCTTCCAGGCCATCCAGTTCAAGCTCGCCGACATGGCGACGGAGCTCGAGGCGGCGGAGCTGCTGCTGCTGAAAGCGGCCTGGATGGAGGACAACGACATGGACTACGAGAAGGAGTCCGCCATGGCGAAGATGTACGCCTCGGATGTGGCCATGCGGGCCGCCATCGAGGGCGTCCAGATCTTCGGCGGCTACGGCTACTGCAAGGAGTACCCGGCGGAGCGCCACATGCGGGACGCCAAGATCTGCCAGATCTACGAGGGCACCAACGAGATCCAGCGCGTCGTCATCGCCCGCAAGCTGCTGCGGTAG
- a CDS encoding ABC transporter substrate-binding protein yields MKKLAALVAVIAVVSTAAAPPARAADTIKIGAAFALSGSIAVYGEGFKKCVDLAVEEINAKGGIKGKKIEIVYEDNKSNPKDCVTAVRKLITVDKVPVIFGPAGSSNFMATAPVAQENKVVLISAQGAAVGLTRAGDYIFRVFPSDTLQGPHLAKLAMSKGYKKVPVMYVNNDWGLGLKNAFVDAYKKMGGTVTDLIPYDEKKTDYRTELLRASKGNPPAIVNLTYINEGAVQFKQAFEMGIKTQWLCGSAARAPKMVELAGKAAEGVIGTYPSVPQNTKAYQAFKEAYKKKYGDDKIPIFGDYNYDMVYLTAKAIEKGGYTADGIRKALPQVAKGYKGVTGDKTFDDERSPKYAEYGIWTVKDGKIEDYKK; encoded by the coding sequence ATGAAAAAGCTCGCCGCGCTTGTTGCCGTCATCGCGGTTGTCTCCACTGCGGCCGCCCCGCCCGCCCGGGCTGCCGACACCATAAAGATCGGCGCCGCCTTCGCCCTCTCGGGCAGCATCGCCGTCTACGGCGAGGGCTTCAAGAAGTGTGTCGATCTCGCCGTCGAGGAGATCAACGCCAAGGGCGGGATCAAGGGCAAGAAAATCGAGATCGTCTACGAGGACAACAAGAGCAACCCGAAGGACTGCGTCACGGCGGTCCGCAAACTCATCACCGTGGACAAGGTCCCCGTGATCTTCGGGCCTGCGGGCAGCTCGAACTTCATGGCCACGGCCCCCGTCGCCCAGGAGAACAAGGTCGTCCTGATCTCCGCCCAGGGCGCGGCCGTGGGACTGACCCGGGCGGGCGATTACATCTTCCGGGTCTTCCCCTCCGACACCCTGCAGGGACCGCACCTGGCCAAGCTCGCCATGAGCAAGGGCTACAAGAAGGTGCCCGTGATGTATGTGAACAACGACTGGGGCCTGGGTCTGAAGAACGCCTTCGTGGACGCGTACAAGAAGATGGGCGGCACGGTGACGGACCTCATCCCCTACGACGAGAAGAAGACGGACTACCGCACGGAGCTCCTCCGTGCCAGCAAGGGCAACCCGCCCGCCATCGTCAACCTGACCTACATCAACGAGGGCGCCGTGCAGTTCAAGCAGGCCTTCGAGATGGGCATCAAGACCCAGTGGCTCTGCGGCTCGGCCGCGAGGGCCCCCAAGATGGTGGAGCTGGCCGGCAAGGCCGCCGAGGGCGTGATCGGCACATACCCCTCGGTGCCGCAGAACACGAAGGCCTACCAGGCCTTCAAGGAGGCGTACAAGAAGAAATACGGCGACGACAAGATCCCCATCTTCGGCGACTACAATTACGACATGGTCTACCTCACCGCCAAGGCCATCGAAAAGGGAGGCTACACGGCCGACGGCATCCGCAAGGCCCTGCCCCAGGTCGCCAAGGGCTACAAGGGCGTCACGGGCGACAAGACCTTCGATGACGAGCGGAGCCCGAAATACGCGGAATACGGCATCTGGACCGTCAAAGACGGCAAGATCGAGGACTACAAGAAATAA
- a CDS encoding reactive intermediate/imine deaminase (has endoribonuclease activity on mRNA) has product MKTIVASAEAPAAIGPYSQAVRYGNLLFVSGTLGMDPKTGDLAGPGIEAQAARALENLKAIVGAAGMTLGNVLKSTVFLRDMSDFAAFNAIYARYFPADPPARETVQVARLPKDAAVEISVICGA; this is encoded by the coding sequence ATGAAGACCATCGTGGCATCCGCCGAGGCTCCCGCGGCGATCGGGCCCTATTCGCAGGCCGTACGGTACGGGAACCTGCTGTTCGTGTCGGGGACGCTGGGGATGGACCCGAAGACGGGTGACCTGGCCGGACCCGGGATTGAAGCGCAGGCCGCCCGGGCCCTGGAGAACCTCAAGGCCATCGTCGGGGCGGCCGGCATGACACTTGGGAACGTGCTGAAATCGACGGTGTTTTTGCGGGACATGAGCGATTTTGCGGCCTTCAACGCGATCTACGCGCGGTATTTCCCCGCCGACCCGCCCGCCCGTGAGACCGTCCAGGTGGCCCGGCTTCCCAAGGATGCCGCCGTCGAGATCTCCGTGATCTGCGGGGCCTGA
- a CDS encoding butyryl-CoA:acetate CoA-transferase produces the protein MRHAEEYRKKLVTPEEAVRVVRSGDWVEYGQFAVSAVALDKALAARVDELWDVKIRATTRAVGIPETVKADPTTEHFVYHNLHFSGHDRKAHDQGLCWFVPILYHEVPRYYRENCQVDVAMLPVAPMDRNGYFNFSLSNSHARAVCDRAKTIIVEVNPRLPVCLGGREENVHISEVNQIVESDWEVPELPPVEPSEVDRKIASLIVGELRDGCCIQLGIGGMPNAVGSMIARSDLKDLGIHTEMFCDSMMEMALAGRVTGGRKATDRGKIAYTFCLGSKACYDFLDRNPMCASYPVNYTNDPFVIAQNDNFVAINNCVEIDLFGQVCSESSGTRHISGTGGQVDFTYGAYRSKGGKAFLCMSSTFEKKGTVVSRIKPLLRDGSIVTDPRSLVSYVVTEYGIVNLKGKSTWERAEALISIAHPDFRDELVREAEKMGIWRRSNRKRNEMAAVMSFHR, from the coding sequence ATGCGCCATGCCGAGGAATACCGGAAGAAACTCGTGACGCCCGAGGAGGCCGTCCGGGTGGTCCGTTCGGGGGATTGGGTGGAATACGGGCAGTTCGCCGTATCGGCCGTCGCGCTCGACAAGGCCCTCGCGGCCCGAGTGGACGAGCTCTGGGACGTGAAGATCCGCGCCACGACCCGGGCCGTGGGGATCCCCGAGACGGTCAAGGCCGACCCGACGACGGAGCATTTCGTCTATCACAACCTCCACTTCAGCGGGCATGACCGCAAGGCCCACGACCAAGGGTTATGCTGGTTCGTTCCCATCCTCTACCACGAGGTGCCCCGCTACTACCGTGAGAACTGTCAGGTTGACGTGGCGATGTTGCCCGTGGCACCCATGGACCGCAACGGCTACTTCAACTTCAGTTTGTCGAACTCCCACGCCCGCGCCGTCTGCGACAGGGCGAAGACGATCATCGTCGAGGTCAATCCCCGGCTCCCCGTGTGCCTCGGCGGCCGCGAGGAGAATGTCCACATCTCCGAGGTGAACCAGATCGTCGAGAGCGATTGGGAGGTGCCGGAGCTCCCCCCTGTCGAGCCGAGCGAGGTGGACCGCAAGATCGCTTCGCTCATCGTGGGAGAACTGCGGGACGGCTGCTGCATCCAGCTTGGCATCGGCGGCATGCCGAATGCCGTGGGCTCCATGATCGCCCGGTCGGATCTGAAGGACCTGGGCATTCACACGGAGATGTTCTGTGACTCCATGATGGAAATGGCCTTGGCGGGCCGTGTGACGGGCGGCCGCAAAGCGACGGATCGCGGCAAGATCGCCTACACGTTCTGCCTGGGTTCGAAGGCCTGCTATGACTTCCTCGACCGCAACCCGATGTGCGCGTCCTACCCCGTGAACTACACGAACGACCCCTTCGTGATCGCACAGAACGACAATTTCGTCGCCATCAACAACTGCGTGGAGATCGATCTGTTCGGCCAGGTCTGCTCGGAGTCTTCCGGGACTCGGCACATCAGCGGCACGGGCGGCCAGGTGGATTTCACCTACGGCGCGTACCGCTCGAAGGGCGGCAAGGCGTTTCTGTGCATGAGCTCCACCTTCGAGAAGAAGGGCACAGTCGTCTCGCGTATCAAGCCGCTGCTGAGGGATGGATCCATCGTCACGGATCCACGATCGCTGGTGTCCTACGTCGTGACGGAGTACGGCATCGTGAACCTCAAGGGCAAATCGACGTGGGAACGGGCCGAGGCCCTGATATCGATCGCGCACCCGGATTTCAGGGACGAGCTTGTCCGCGAGGCGGAAAAGATGGGGATCTGGCGGCGCTCCAACAGGAAGCGAAACGAAATGGCCGCGGTCATGTCATTTCACCGCTGA
- a CDS encoding PAS domain S-box protein, whose translation MGMYVAQNGLFVRVNPIVASVSGYAIEELEGRRADSLIHPEDVATARRMAREMLLGKRMTAHEFRIVTRAGDVRWVMEAVTPITYSGRPAVFGHFMDITDRKCMEEKLRESETLYRTIFETTGTATIIIEEDTTVALVNSEFERLYGAPKEYWEGKRSWLEFAEEKERQRMLQYHNLRRRDPGAAPSRYEFRFVNRKGETKDVLVTISMIPGTRRSVSSHADITELKRQQKALIRREREIQAKSRTLEEMNTALRVLLKQRDQDQRDMEEKVLGNIKHLVIPYLAKLKTGRLGEQERSCVKVLESNLLSIMSPFSQRLSSKVLNLTPKELQVANLVKEGRTSKEIGELLGVSPATVALHRNRIRKKLAVTGKKLNLRTYLASLE comes from the coding sequence GTGGGGATGTACGTGGCCCAGAACGGCCTGTTCGTGCGCGTCAACCCTATCGTTGCCTCCGTTTCCGGCTACGCGATCGAAGAACTCGAGGGGCGTCGGGCCGACAGCCTCATCCACCCCGAGGACGTGGCAACGGCCCGACGGATGGCACGGGAGATGCTCCTGGGGAAGCGCATGACGGCCCACGAGTTCCGCATCGTCACCCGAGCGGGCGACGTCCGTTGGGTGATGGAGGCGGTCACGCCGATCACCTACTCGGGCAGGCCCGCCGTCTTCGGCCATTTCATGGACATCACCGACCGCAAATGCATGGAAGAGAAGCTCCGCGAATCGGAGACTCTCTACCGCACCATCTTCGAGACGACAGGCACGGCCACGATCATCATCGAGGAGGATACAACCGTTGCCCTCGTCAACTCGGAGTTCGAACGCCTCTACGGGGCGCCCAAGGAGTACTGGGAAGGAAAGCGCAGCTGGTTGGAATTTGCGGAAGAAAAGGAACGCCAACGGATGCTGCAGTACCACAATCTCAGGCGCCGGGATCCCGGCGCGGCCCCGAGCCGGTACGAGTTCCGATTCGTCAACCGGAAAGGGGAAACAAAGGACGTTCTCGTCACGATCTCCATGATCCCGGGGACCCGCCGCAGCGTCTCCTCCCACGCCGACATCACGGAGCTGAAACGACAGCAGAAGGCGTTGATCCGGCGTGAGCGGGAGATCCAGGCCAAATCGCGTACCCTCGAGGAGATGAACACGGCCCTGAGGGTCCTGCTCAAGCAGCGCGATCAGGACCAGCGCGACATGGAGGAAAAGGTGCTTGGCAACATCAAGCACCTCGTGATTCCCTATCTCGCCAAGCTCAAGACAGGCCGTCTCGGCGAGCAGGAACGCTCCTGCGTCAAGGTCCTGGAGTCGAACCTGTTGAGCATCATGTCGCCCTTCTCCCAGCGGCTCTCCTCGAAGGTTCTCAACCTCACCCCCAAGGAACTCCAGGTGGCCAATCTCGTCAAGGAAGGGCGGACGAGCAAGGAGATTGGAGAGCTGCTTGGCGTCTCGCCTGCAACGGTCGCCCTCCACCGCAACCGCATCCGAAAGAAGCTCGCCGTCACAGGCAAGAAGCTCAATCTCCGCACGTACCTCGCTTCGCTGGAATGA